In one Silene latifolia isolate original U9 population chromosome 10, ASM4854445v1, whole genome shotgun sequence genomic region, the following are encoded:
- the LOC141608580 gene encoding F-box/kelch-repeat protein At3g23880-like: MGDKHPTNAEKKQVVEQQTYLSDDLIIEEILTRLPIKSVLRFKSVSKQWYTTLSSSDFANAHLNKSPFFHPSAPVNTLFIKSGKNSYLSYTDDPISGNFEDNLVKLDSELWVENKRLVLTGCCNGLVCLTAISMKYFIIWNPATRKMHKYESDGCLNLSGSVISGFGYSSSVDDYKYVHIVQDFRIEQCNSGVYIFSLRENKWRKIDFDHNVIFQIGRPVIVNEKLYCVAHCSQAGPVTLSFDFRVETVELIKGGGFHLGVMGGCLSKCNSFREDDMVMHIFESHALVKSISLPKELIFGMSSHMIGFTRTGKFFGTGSSEDEVGHIRSKTLGIFDASTKPVQYTRLLTFNETVTIARYVPSLVSPFPIVELLRT; encoded by the coding sequence ATGGGAGACAAACATCCAACTAATGCTGAGAAGAAACAAGTTGTTGAGCAACAAACCTACCTCtctgatgatttgattattgaagAAATTCTTACAAGATTACCCATCAAATCCGTTCTTAGATTTAAGTCAGTTTCTAAACAATGGTATACTACTCTTTCTTCTTCCGATTTCGCCAATGCCCACCTTAACAAATCACCCTTTTTCCACCCTTCCGCTCCTGTTAACACCTTGTTTATCAAATCTGGTAAGAATTCTTACCTTTCTTACACGGACGATCCAATTTCTGGTAATTTTGAAGATAATTTGGTTAAACTGGACTCCGAGTTATGGGTTGAAAACAAACGTCTTGTACTTACAGGGTGCTGCAATGGATTGGTTTGCTTAACAGCAATTTCTATGAAATACTTCATTATATGGAACCCGGCTACCCGCAAAATGCACAAATATGAGTCTGATGGGTGTTTAAATCTTTCCGGTAGTGTTATTAGTGGATTTGGGTATTCTTCGTCTGTTGATGACTATAAATATGTTCATATTGTTCAAGATTTTAGAATTGAACAATGTAATAGTGGTGTTTATATCTTCTCTCTTAGGGAAAATAAGTGGAGAAAAATTGATTTTGATCATAATGTTATCTTTCAGATTGGACGACCAGTGATTGTAAATGAAAAATTATATTGTGTTGCTCATTGTTCCCAAGCTGGTCCGGTTACTCTTAGctttgattttagggttgagacgGTTGAGCTAATTAAAGGCGGGGGCTTCCACCTAGGAGTCATGGGAGGATGTTTGAGCAAGTGCAACTCTTTTAGAGAAGATGACATGGTAATGCATATATTTGAATCTCATGCACTAGTGAAATCTATTAGTCTTCCAAAGGAGTTGATATTTGGCATGTCCTCTCATATGATCGGGTTTACGAGAACTGGCAAGTTTTTTGGGACAGGATCATCCGAAGATGAGGTAGGGCATATCCGAAGTAAAACGCTTGGGATTTTTGACGCAAGTACAAAACCTGTGCAATATACAAGGCTTTTGACGTTCAATGAGACGGTTACTATTGCAAGATATGTTCCAAGCCTAGTTTCACCTTTTCCTATTGTGGAGCTGTTGAGGACATAA
- the LOC141608581 gene encoding F-box/kelch-repeat protein At3g23880-like, translated as MEVDFDVGDENMDLVGTCNGLVCLGSHSGRLSIIWNPITREFRKYLETEISNSFGPKCLVYWGFGYVSTGDDYKIVRLCMNMSSHSLTVHVYSIRLDTWRVINNDAYDISNLSYPMLIRTSGLFINGTLYWRLPEAICSFNLESEKLDTFPPHLEVMISTPLSYVTFSNMLFVVNGCVSTYGPCRRGNDHIFTILKSPEVVEQIIVPKDVVGLMPYAGILIGFTRSDKIFTQYSRHRLGVIDVSLHPLNLTPLMKLGGRGVTEVVSYCATVQVLFHLNLCLIRTFKYKDSII; from the coding sequence ATGGAGGTTGACTTTGATGTAGGTGATGAGAATATGGATTTGGTGGGCACTTGTAATGGGTTGGTTTGTTTAGGATCACATTCTGGTCGTTTGTCCATTATATGGAATCCAATAACCCGTGAATTTCGTAAATACTTGGAAACTGAAATCTCCAACTCTTTCGGACCAAAATGTTTGGTCTATTGGGGATTTGGGTATGTTTCTACTGGTGATGACTACAAGATTGTTCGGTTATGTATGAATATGTCTAGTCATTCTTTGACAGTTCACGTCTACTCGATTAGGTTAGACACATGGAGAGTAATCAACAACGATGCTTATGATATCTCTAATTTGAGCTATCCAATGTTGATACGTACATCAGGACTCTTCATCAATGGGACATTATATTGGAGGTTGCCCGAGGCAATTTGTTCCTTCAATTTAGAGTCTGAGAAGCTCGATACATTCCCACCACACCTCGAGGTCATGATCAGCACACCATTGTCATATGTTACGTTCAGTAACATGTTATTTGTCGTAAATGGGTGCGTATCTACGTATGGTCCATGTCGTAGAGGTAATGATCATATTTTTACTATTCTGAAAAGCCCGGAGGTGGTTGAACAAATCATTGTGCCTAAGGATGTGGTTGGGTTGATGCCCTATGCGGGAATTTTAATTGGATTCACCCGAAGTGACAAGATCTTTACACAATATTCAAGACATCGTTTAGGGGTTATTGATGTAAGTTTACATCCTTTGAATCTCACACCATTGATGAAACTTGGAGGAAGGGGGGTAACTGAGGTTGTTAGTTATTGTGCAACAGTGCAAGTCTTATTTCACCTAAATCTCTGTCTTATAAGAACGTTTAAGTATAAGGATTCTATCATTtga
- the LOC141608583 gene encoding F-box/kelch-repeat protein At3g23880-like, which translates to MAEIKKKQLHSYISDDLIIQEILTRLPIKSILRFKSVSKQWYSTLSSSDFANAHLMKSPFSHPSAPVNSLFIMDHYNCCYLFSYDDDDQISGNFEDNLVKLDVDFGVGKDRLRLTGCCNGLVCLTPAWNEYFIIWNPATRKLHKYPSHGYFTRPYEADRVSITCGFGYASSVDDYKFVGILSVVQGSTTSNIVHVFSMRENRWRNIEFGHDPLFILNLGVFVTDKLYWSTYPSKQAGYLLVRFDLAVERFDVINIDQHKSDFFGVMRGCLSKCNYSEAFTGDRVLHIMEPPIIVKSIVLPKRLKLDCFSQMIGFTKTDKFFVTGSFSDETNGFRTGRTLGIVDTCTKPMQYKVLLRFNKLIKIVRYVQSLVSPFPIEKPSEA; encoded by the coding sequence ATGGCGGAGATTAAGAAGAAGCAATTACATAGCTACATCTCTGATGATTTAATAATTCAAGAAATACTTACAAGATTACCCATTAAATCCATTCTTCGATTTAAATCAGTTTCGAAACAATGGTATTCTACTCTTTCTTCTTCCGATTTCGCCAATGCCCATCTTATGAAATCCCCCTTTTCTCACCCTTCTGCTCCTGTTAACTCCTTATTTATCATGGATCATTATAATTGTTGTTACCTTTTCTCTTATGATGACGATGATCAAATTTCTGGTAATTTTGAAGATAATTTGGTTAAGCTAGACGTCGACTTTGGTGTCGGAAAAGATCGTCTTAGACTTACAGGTTGCTGCAATGGGTTGGTTTGTTTAACCCCAGCTTGGAATGAATACTTCATTATATGGAACCCAGCTACCCGTAAGCTGCACAAATATCCGTCACATGGGTATTTTACGCGTCCTTATGAAGCTGATCGTGTTAGTATAACTTGTGGATTTGGATATGCATCCTCTGTTGACGACTATAAATTTGTTGGAATATTGTCAGTAGTTCAAGGGAGCACAACAAGTAATATTGTTCATGTCTTTTCTATGAGGGAAAATAGGTGGAGAAATATTGAATTTGGTCATGatcctttatttattttaaacCTAGGAGTGTTTGTTACTGACAAATTATATTGGTCTACGTATCCTAGTAAACAAGCTGGTTATTTACTTGTTAGATTTGATTTAGCGGTGGAGAGGTTTGACGTAATTAACATTGACCAGCACAAGTCCGACTTCTTTGGAGTTATGAGAGGGTGTTTGAGCAAGTGCAACTACAGTGAGGCATTTACGGGTGATAGAGTACTGCACATCATGGAACCTCCGATAATAGTGAAATCTATTGTTTTACCCAAGAGGTTGAAACTAGACTGTTTCTCTCAAATGATCGGTTTTACCAAGACTGACAAGTTTTTTGTAACGGGGTCATTTAGTGATGAGACAAATGGATTTCGTACTGGAAGAACACTGGGAATAGTTGACACATGTACGAAACCTATGCAATACAAGGTGCTTTTGAGGTTCAATAAGTTGATTAAGATTGTCAGATATGTTCAAAGCCTTGTTTCGCCCTTTCCTATTGAGAAGCCTTCAGAGGCATAG
- the LOC141608582 gene encoding F-box/kelch-repeat protein At3g23880-like, with protein sequence MGNIHPHTSKKEQVIEQRSCLFDDLIFQEILTRLPVKSILRFKSISKQWYSTLSSSNFVNAHLIKSPFSHPSAPVNTLFIMDLMNFYVFSYDDDQLSGNLEDNLVKLDPRFSVENDDRLQLTGSCNGLVCLTSLTRNYFILWNPATPKLHKYASDEYYLKRFNKATNYFITSGFGYASSVDDYKFIGILTIRQGNVQTTIGCIFSLRENRWRNIDLGHNPYFLFGQGVLVSEKLYWRAHSNQVGDLLVSFDLAVERFDMIKVNRTNMSDFLGVMGGCLGECKYNKGDKLIHILEPPAVVKSISIPNGLTLEIFSQIIGFTKTDKYFVTLPFNYKGTIIFPSRILGIVDTRARPMQYRIILRFNEYIEIARYVPSLVMPFQIEEPSEDRCNNYFPAP encoded by the coding sequence ATGGGAAACATACACCCGCATACTTCTAAGAAGGAACAAGTGATTGAGCAACGAAGTTGCCTCTTTGACGATTTGATATTTCAAGAAATTCTTACTAGATTGCCcgtcaaatcgattcttcgatttaagtcaatttcgaaacaatGGTATTCTACTCTTTCTTCTTCCAATTTTGTCAATGCTCACCTTATTAAATCCCCCTTTTCTCACCCTTCAGCTCCTGTTAACACCTTGTTTATTATGGATCTTATGAATTTTTACGTTTTTTCTTACGATGATGATCAACTTTCTGGCAATCTTGAAGATAATTTGGTTAAACTCGACCCGAGGTTTTCGGTTGAAAACGATGATCGTCTTCAACTTACAGGATCCTGCAATGGGTTGGTTTGCTTAACCTCACTTACTcgtaattactttattttatggAATCCGGCTACCCCTAAGCTTCACAAGTATGCTTCAGATGAGTATTATTTAAAGCGTTTTAATAAAGCCACTAACTATTTCATAACTTCTGGATTTGGGTATGCATCATCTGTTGATGACTACAAATTTATTGGAATTTTGACAATACGTCAAGGGAACGTACAAACTACCATTGGTTGTATCTTCTCTTTGAGGGAAAATAGGTGGAGAAATATTGACTTAGGTCATAACCCTTATTTTCTTTTTGGACAAGGAGTGCTTGTTAGTGAAAAACTATATTGGCGTGCACATAGTAACCAAGTTGGTGATTTACTAGTTAGTTTTGATTTAGCGGTTGAGAGGTTTGACATGATTAAGGTCAACCGGACGAATATGTCGGACTTCTTAGGAGTCATGGGAGGGTGTTTGGGCGAGTGCAAGTATAACAAAGGCGACAAGTTAATACACATATTGGAACCTCCTGCAGTGGTGAAATCTATAAGTATACCAAATGGGTTGACATTAGAAATATTCTCTCAAATAATCGGATTTACGAAGACTGACAAGTATTTTGTGACTTTGCCATTCAATTACAAGGGAACGATAATTTTCCCAAGTAGAATTTTGGGGATAGTTGACACGCGTGCTAGACCTATGCAATACAGaataattttaaggtttaatGAGTACATCGAGATTGCAAGATATGTTCCAAGCCTAGTTATGCCATTTCAAATAGAGGAGCCATCGGAGGATAGATGCAATAATTATTTCCCAGCTCCTTGA
- the LOC141609373 gene encoding F-box protein CPR1-like, which translates to MGDKDSNSEKKQVIEQQIYHFDDLIIQEILTRLPIKSILRFKSVSKQWYSTLSSSEFANAHLIKSPLAYPSAPVNTLFIKSGTNYYLFSYDDDQISGNFEDNLVKLDVDRGFEKFDLELTGSCNGLVCLTPSSGKYFFLWNPATRKMHKYEPDFYVKRIDAETTIRHVICGFWYASSVDDYKFVRLLKRSLGTDDTNCIGHIFSLRENKWTRFDFDCGHDFLVTQNAMLTNERLYWPAFIPPTNSIIILSFDLVVERFDVVKLERRDNLGVMGGCLSKCDSDSPSKDDKLMHIYESPGVIMKSIGFPKGLRLGMASQMIGFTRAGKFFVTRDFEPRMLGVVDTGTKPMQYTTLLKFNEMIEIARYVPSLVSPFPFEEELSTA; encoded by the coding sequence ATGGGCGACAAAGACTCAAATTCTGAGAAGAAACAAGTCATTGAGCAACAAATCTACCACTTTGATGATCTCATTATTCAAGAAATTCTTACAAGATTACCCATTAAATCAATTCTTCGATTTAAGTCGGTTTCCAAACAATGGTATTCTACTCTTTCTTCTTCCGAGTTCGCTAATGCCCACCTTATCAAATCCCCGTTGGCTTACCCTTCCGCTCCTGTTAACACCTTGTTTATCAAATCTGGTACGAATTACTACCTTTTCTCTTATGATGATGATCAAATTTCTGGTAATTTTGAAGATAATTTGGTTAAGCTAGACGTAGACCGTGGGTTCGAGAAATTTGATCTTGAACTCACCGGATCCTGCAATGGGTTAGTTTGCTTAACCCCATCTTCCGGTAAATACTTCTTTCTATGGAACCCAGCTACTCGTAAAATGCACAAATATGAACCAGATTTCTATGTTAAGCGTATTGATGCTGAAACTACGATCCGTCACGTAATTTGTGGATTTTGGTATGCATCCTCTGTTGATGACTATAAATTTGTTCGACTTTTGAAACGGAGTTTGGGAACTGATGATACTAATTGTATTGGTCATATCTTCTCTTTGAGGGAAAATAAGTGGACaagatttgattttgattgtGGTCATGATTTCCTTGTTACACAAAACGCAATGCTTACGAATGAAAGGTTATATTGGCCTGCTTTTATTCCCCCAACTAATTCTATAATAATTCTTAGTTTCGATTTGGTGGTTGAGAGGTTTGACGTAGTTAAGTTGGAGCGCAGGGATAACTTGGGAGTTATGGGAGGATGTTTGAGCAAGTGCGACTCTGATAGCCCAAGTAAAGATGACAAGTTAATGCACATATATGAATCTCCTGGGGTGATTATGAAATCGATTGGTTTTCCAAAGGGGTTGAGATTAGGCATGGCCTCTCAAATGATTGGGTTTACGAGGGCTGGCAAGTTTTTTGTGACAAGGGATTTTGAGCCTAGAATGCTGGGGGTAGTTGACACAGGTACTAAACCTATGCAATACACAACACTTTTGAAGTTCAATGAGATGATTGAGATTGCGAGATATGTTCCAAGCCTAGTTTCACCGTTTCCATTTGAGGAGGAGCTCTCGACAGCCTAG